The proteins below are encoded in one region of Cystobacter fuscus DSM 2262:
- a CDS encoding flavin reductase family protein, whose product MRVPLELRRAYKLLNHGPTTLVTSAANGRTNVMAAAWTMPIDFEPPKVAVVIAEGTFTRELVEDSGELTLCVPTRAQLDAVYAVGSDSGRDEDKWASSGLRAAPASRVQAPLVEGCVGWLECRVLPESDVQRKYDLFIVEVVAAWVEDSVWKEGGWDFSAGEEYRPIHHLAGGVFFATGERIQAHKPEGAKK is encoded by the coding sequence ATGAGAGTCCCACTCGAGCTCCGCCGCGCCTACAAGCTGCTCAATCACGGACCCACCACGCTCGTCACGAGCGCCGCGAATGGCCGCACCAACGTCATGGCCGCCGCCTGGACCATGCCCATCGACTTCGAGCCGCCCAAGGTCGCCGTCGTCATCGCCGAGGGCACCTTTACGCGCGAGCTGGTGGAGGACTCGGGTGAGCTCACCCTGTGCGTCCCCACTCGCGCACAGCTGGACGCGGTGTACGCCGTGGGCTCGGACTCCGGGCGCGACGAGGACAAGTGGGCGTCGTCGGGGCTGAGGGCCGCTCCCGCCTCGCGCGTGCAAGCGCCGCTCGTGGAGGGCTGCGTGGGGTGGCTGGAATGCCGCGTGCTGCCCGAGTCGGATGTCCAGCGCAAGTACGACCTGTTCATCGTCGAGGTCGTCGCGGCATGGGTCGAGGACTCGGTGTGGAAGGAGGGGGGATGGGACTTCAGCGCCGGAGAGGAGTACCGCCCCATCCACCACCTGGCTGGCGGCGTGTTCTTCGCCACGGGTGAGCGGATACAGGCGCACAAGCCCGAGGGCGCGAAGAAGTAG
- a CDS encoding DUF6992 family protein, whose translation MIESPARRARLVFVFLLCLSFAAQAAEVTSPESFLATHNMEAARMNQTAMTVLLGWAALNIATGTAGHFVTKDETRAFWQANAAWNVVNLAIAGLSLHGQATASPGSWDLARSLSEGQKMEKLLLLNAGLDVGYIAFGGLLLERGYRTDSARLRGWGKSLLLQGGFLLLFDTVLWVLNSSINSRLTARLAPAPSGVGLVLTWP comes from the coding sequence ATGATCGAATCACCCGCTCGCCGCGCGCGACTCGTCTTCGTGTTCCTTCTCTGTCTGTCCTTCGCGGCCCAGGCGGCGGAAGTGACGTCTCCGGAGTCCTTCCTCGCCACGCACAACATGGAAGCGGCGCGGATGAATCAAACGGCCATGACGGTCCTGCTCGGCTGGGCCGCGCTCAACATCGCCACCGGCACGGCCGGACACTTCGTCACCAAGGATGAGACGCGGGCCTTCTGGCAGGCCAACGCGGCCTGGAACGTGGTGAACCTGGCCATCGCGGGCTTGAGTCTCCACGGGCAGGCCACGGCCTCTCCGGGGTCCTGGGACCTGGCGCGCAGCCTCTCCGAGGGACAGAAGATGGAGAAGCTCCTGCTGCTCAACGCCGGGCTGGACGTGGGCTACATCGCCTTCGGGGGCCTGCTGCTGGAGCGGGGGTATCGCACGGACTCGGCGCGGCTGCGGGGCTGGGGCAAGAGCCTGCTGCTGCAAGGCGGATTCCTGCTGCTCTTCGACACCGTGCTGTGGGTGCTCAACTCGAGCATCAACTCGAGGCTCACCGCCCGGCTGGCGCCCGCCCCCAGCGGTGTGGGCCTCGTCTTGACATGGCCATAG
- a CDS encoding methyl-accepting chemotaxis protein — translation MRWFHDLSISSKLLVAFLVLLGFSTFQGLFAIARMDAMRGASDEVSLERLPSIMLLADVTDRATSFRRVELLHCLTRDEAIQRDYERRMRDDLEKLEQSLARLESHSASEGERRALEEFRILWKDYVVEHDKSIELSRAKKFSDALELITNDSHHSFYAVNTQLRTLRDINYKASQKAVGNSNATHEDARKWILGVLGGSLAVCLLFCFFVARAISKPLRQAVRVADRLAEGDFTVRISSDARDETGRLLIALERMVRKLAQVIREVHEGANALASASAQVSLSSHNLAQGTSEQASSVEETTSSLEQMTASITQNRDHGRRMEQMAVQGARDAEASGKVVKETVEVMGSIAEKISIIEEIAYQTNLLALNAAIEAARAGVHGKGFAVVATEVRRLAERSRTAAREISGLASGSEEVAARSGRLLEGLVPSIRKTADLVQEVVAASVEQADGVTQLNKAMGLVDQVTQRNASASEELASTAEELSAQAEALQRLVSFFRVGDDSERGGSHPSDLSPAGFAEHRRKVAA, via the coding sequence ATGCGCTGGTTCCACGACCTGAGTATCTCCTCGAAACTCCTTGTCGCCTTCCTCGTCTTGCTGGGGTTTTCCACCTTCCAGGGCCTCTTCGCCATCGCGCGGATGGATGCCATGCGCGGTGCGTCCGATGAGGTGTCCTTGGAACGGCTGCCGAGCATCATGCTTCTCGCTGACGTCACCGATCGCGCGACGAGCTTCCGCCGTGTGGAACTCTTGCACTGCCTCACTCGGGATGAAGCGATCCAACGCGATTACGAGCGGCGGATGCGTGACGACCTCGAGAAGCTCGAGCAAAGCCTCGCACGGCTCGAGTCGCACAGCGCCTCCGAGGGGGAGCGTCGCGCGCTCGAGGAGTTCAGGATCCTCTGGAAGGACTACGTGGTCGAGCACGACAAGAGCATCGAGCTCTCGAGGGCGAAGAAGTTCTCCGATGCGCTGGAACTCATCACCAATGACTCGCACCACAGCTTCTACGCCGTGAACACCCAGCTACGGACGCTGAGGGACATCAACTACAAGGCCAGCCAGAAGGCGGTGGGAAACTCGAACGCCACCCACGAGGACGCACGCAAGTGGATCCTCGGGGTCCTGGGGGGCAGCCTCGCCGTGTGCCTGCTGTTCTGCTTCTTCGTCGCCCGGGCGATCTCCAAGCCCCTGAGACAGGCGGTGAGGGTGGCGGATCGCCTCGCCGAGGGGGACTTCACCGTGCGCATCTCCTCGGACGCGCGGGACGAGACAGGCCGGCTGCTGATTGCCCTGGAGCGAATGGTGCGCAAGCTGGCCCAGGTCATCCGCGAGGTACACGAGGGAGCCAACGCGTTGGCCTCGGCGTCGGCACAGGTGTCGCTCTCCTCGCATAACCTGGCGCAGGGCACCAGCGAGCAGGCCAGCAGCGTGGAGGAGACCACCTCCAGCCTGGAGCAGATGACGGCCAGCATCACGCAGAACCGCGATCACGGCCGGAGGATGGAGCAGATGGCCGTGCAGGGCGCGCGGGACGCGGAGGCGAGCGGCAAGGTGGTGAAGGAGACGGTGGAGGTCATGGGCTCCATCGCGGAGAAGATCTCCATCATCGAGGAGATCGCCTACCAGACGAACCTGCTGGCGCTCAACGCGGCCATCGAGGCGGCGAGGGCGGGAGTGCACGGCAAGGGCTTCGCGGTGGTGGCCACGGAGGTGCGCAGGCTGGCCGAGCGCAGCCGGACGGCGGCGCGGGAGATTTCGGGGCTGGCCTCCGGCAGTGAGGAGGTGGCGGCGCGCTCGGGGCGGTTGCTGGAGGGGCTCGTGCCCTCCATCCGGAAGACGGCGGACCTGGTGCAGGAGGTGGTGGCGGCGTCGGTGGAGCAGGCCGACGGGGTGACGCAGCTCAACAAGGCGATGGGGCTCGTGGACCAGGTGACGCAGCGCAATGCGTCGGCCTCCGAGGAACTGGCGTCCACGGCGGAGGAGCTGTCGGCGCAGGCGGAGGCGCTGCAGCGGCTGGTGTCCTTCTTCCGCGTGGGGGATGACTCCGAGCGCGGTGGTTCTCATCCCAGCGACCTCTCTCCCGCGGGCTTCGCGGAGCACAGGCGGAAGGTGGCGGCGTGA
- a CDS encoding lysylphosphatidylglycerol synthase transmembrane domain-containing protein, which produces MPEPTAGAPDQGGLLDSPLPLRRRRGWWLPGAVLLIALVVFVLARHAEEKQFLHLLRQARPGWLLMAVLLQLATYLCDGVLWQRVLARASVRASVWGLARLSLMKLTFDQVIPTAGIGGSMMVARGLRKEGASSGAAVAAILLTLLCFYVAQALSVGWSLVYLWMHQELDALVKWMATAFSVVAIAVPVGILLLAGRGSWRPGRWSRRLPGLANLLRTMSEVPPALLRDGRLLAEGSVLQVAIFVLDAATLGVLVLALGEAASLGTLFASFMMASVAQTVSFIPGGVGTFEAASVAMLSFLGLPVEAALTATLLFRGFTLWLPLLPGFYLLHWSMRRGEPLGGIPSH; this is translated from the coding sequence ATGCCTGAGCCGACGGCCGGGGCACCGGACCAGGGTGGATTGCTGGACAGCCCACTGCCCCTGCGGCGCAGGCGGGGGTGGTGGTTGCCCGGAGCCGTCCTGTTGATAGCCCTCGTCGTCTTCGTGCTCGCGCGCCACGCAGAGGAGAAGCAGTTCCTCCACCTGTTGCGCCAGGCGCGGCCGGGGTGGTTGCTGATGGCGGTGCTGCTCCAGCTCGCGACCTACCTGTGCGACGGCGTCCTGTGGCAGCGCGTGCTGGCGCGAGCGAGCGTGCGGGCCTCGGTGTGGGGGCTGGCGCGGCTGTCGTTGATGAAGCTCACCTTCGATCAGGTCATCCCCACGGCGGGCATCGGCGGCTCGATGATGGTGGCGCGGGGACTGCGCAAGGAGGGCGCCTCCTCGGGGGCGGCGGTGGCGGCCATCCTCCTGACGCTCCTGTGCTTCTATGTGGCCCAGGCGCTCTCCGTGGGGTGGAGCCTCGTCTACCTCTGGATGCACCAGGAGCTGGACGCGCTGGTGAAGTGGATGGCCACGGCCTTCTCCGTGGTGGCCATCGCCGTGCCCGTGGGCATCCTGCTGCTCGCGGGCCGTGGGAGCTGGCGGCCGGGGAGGTGGTCGCGGCGCCTGCCCGGGCTGGCGAACCTGCTGCGGACCATGTCCGAGGTGCCTCCGGCCTTGCTCCGGGACGGGCGGCTGCTCGCCGAGGGCTCCGTGCTCCAGGTGGCCATCTTCGTGCTGGATGCCGCCACGCTGGGCGTGCTGGTGCTGGCGCTGGGGGAGGCCGCCTCGCTCGGCACCCTGTTCGCGAGCTTCATGATGGCGTCCGTGGCGCAGACGGTGTCCTTCATTCCCGGAGGGGTGGGCACCTTCGAGGCGGCCTCGGTGGCGATGCTCTCCTTCCTCGGCTTGCCGGTGGAGGCCGCGCTGACGGCCACGCTGCTGTTCCGGGGCTTCACCCTCTGGCTGCCGCTGCTGCCCGGCTTCTATCTGTTGCACTGGAGCATGCGCCGTGGCGAGCCCTTGGGCGGGATTCCATCGCACTGA
- a CDS encoding PQQ-dependent sugar dehydrogenase, producing MYLRHLPLVVRRTGLTFVFASVVACGVKPENDPEPQMQTAALVAGTRLIGVQSGRCLDVAQNSQTPGQGLNIYDCHGEANQRFLFTPEGELRVFDGAWCVQPATAGAGARAVIGACTGAANQRWVRNANGAVIHTPSSLCLDVSDQATTNSSPVVLWTCNAQTNQQWSLPPDAQPPTVPTGLTLSNVTCNSATLSWSPSTDNEGVAFYDVYHDGQLMKSVSAATVSTVLTVVPGATWGLYVNARDAAGNVSQGSATLSITPPPCQVDTQPPSIPTGVTATALGTSVTVSWSASTDNLGVSAYDVFRGGVKIGTVSGSPPGTSFVDSGLSPNTAYAYAVLARDAQDNASAQSPAVTVTTGQACTNPVCSVIQVATDTDIPWGLVNLPDGSVLYGRRDAQNIVRLDPATGQKTSVGTIPNVQSTDGEGGLMGLALSPTFASDRWLYVMHTSPTDNRIVRLRYENGALDTSSLQVLLQGIGRNKFHNGGRLRFGPDGKLYAATGDAQNGAYAQDTNNLAGKVLRLNADGSVPSDNPFGNYVWSYGHRNPQGLAFDSQGRLWEQEFGNSVMDETNLIQKGGNYGWPNCEGTVSQGGSGCATAGYIAPKRTYSTAEGSCSGIAVVRDVLYVACARGSRLYREVISGSSLTNVQQFFVGTYGRLRTVEPTPDGNLWLTTTNQGDKDSIPDNSNEKIFRVLLGP from the coding sequence ATGTACCTTCGTCACCTGCCCCTCGTCGTTCGCCGTACCGGACTGACCTTCGTCTTCGCCTCCGTCGTTGCCTGTGGGGTGAAGCCGGAGAACGACCCCGAACCCCAAATGCAAACCGCCGCGCTCGTCGCGGGCACCCGGCTCATCGGCGTGCAGTCCGGCCGCTGCCTCGACGTGGCCCAGAACAGCCAGACGCCGGGGCAAGGGCTCAACATCTATGACTGCCACGGGGAGGCGAACCAGCGGTTCCTGTTCACACCCGAGGGCGAGCTGCGCGTGTTCGACGGCGCCTGGTGTGTCCAGCCCGCGACCGCTGGCGCCGGGGCACGGGCGGTCATCGGCGCCTGCACCGGGGCGGCCAACCAGCGGTGGGTCCGCAACGCCAACGGCGCGGTCATCCATACGCCGTCCTCGCTGTGTCTCGACGTGTCCGACCAGGCCACCACCAACAGCTCGCCGGTGGTCCTCTGGACTTGCAACGCCCAGACGAACCAGCAGTGGTCGCTGCCGCCCGATGCCCAGCCCCCCACCGTGCCCACCGGGCTCACCCTGTCCAACGTGACGTGCAACTCGGCCACGCTCTCGTGGTCCCCGTCCACGGACAACGAGGGGGTCGCCTTCTACGACGTCTACCACGACGGCCAGCTCATGAAGAGCGTCTCCGCCGCCACGGTGTCGACCGTTCTGACCGTGGTCCCCGGCGCGACCTGGGGCCTGTACGTGAACGCGCGGGATGCGGCGGGCAACGTCTCTCAAGGCAGCGCCACGCTCTCCATCACCCCGCCGCCGTGCCAGGTGGACACCCAGCCCCCCAGCATCCCGACCGGCGTCACCGCCACCGCCTTGGGCACCAGCGTAACCGTGAGCTGGAGCGCGTCGACCGACAACCTGGGCGTGAGCGCGTACGACGTGTTCCGAGGGGGCGTGAAGATCGGAACGGTGTCCGGCTCTCCGCCCGGGACGTCTTTCGTCGACAGCGGCCTCTCCCCGAACACGGCCTACGCCTACGCCGTGCTCGCCCGCGACGCCCAGGACAATGCGTCGGCCCAGAGTCCGGCCGTGACGGTCACCACCGGCCAGGCTTGCACGAACCCCGTCTGCTCCGTCATCCAGGTCGCCACCGACACGGATATCCCGTGGGGACTGGTGAACCTGCCGGACGGCTCGGTGCTCTACGGCCGCCGGGACGCGCAGAACATCGTTCGCCTGGACCCGGCGACGGGCCAGAAGACGTCGGTGGGAACCATCCCCAACGTGCAGAGCACCGACGGCGAGGGCGGGCTGATGGGGCTGGCCCTCTCCCCCACCTTCGCCAGCGACCGCTGGCTGTACGTGATGCACACCTCCCCGACCGACAACCGCATCGTGCGCTTGCGGTACGAGAACGGCGCCCTCGACACCTCCTCGCTCCAGGTGCTGCTCCAGGGCATCGGCCGCAACAAGTTCCACAACGGCGGACGCCTGCGCTTTGGACCGGACGGGAAGCTCTACGCGGCGACCGGGGATGCCCAGAACGGCGCCTACGCGCAGGACACCAACAACCTGGCCGGCAAGGTGTTGCGGCTCAATGCCGACGGCAGCGTCCCGTCCGACAACCCCTTCGGCAATTACGTGTGGAGCTACGGCCACCGCAACCCGCAGGGGCTGGCCTTCGATTCTCAGGGCCGTCTTTGGGAACAGGAGTTCGGCAACTCCGTGATGGACGAGACCAACCTCATCCAGAAGGGCGGCAACTACGGCTGGCCGAACTGTGAAGGGACGGTGTCCCAGGGCGGCTCGGGCTGCGCGACGGCCGGGTACATCGCCCCGAAGCGGACCTACTCCACGGCGGAAGGCTCCTGCTCCGGCATCGCGGTGGTCCGCGACGTCCTCTACGTGGCCTGCGCCCGCGGCTCACGCCTCTACCGTGAGGTCATCAGCGGCTCCAGCCTGACCAACGTGCAGCAGTTCTTCGTCGGCACCTACGGCCGGCTGCGCACCGTCGAGCCGACCCCCGACGGCAACCTGTGGCTGACCACCACCAACCAGGGCGACAAGGACAGCATCCCCGACAACAGCAACGAGAAGATCTTCCGCGTCCTTCTCGGGCCGTAG
- a CDS encoding cyclic nucleotide-binding domain-containing protein: MLPAGRDVFQAGSASDELYLLEAGVVHVLAQGGKIMDELGSGAVFGELALLTRERRSATVHTATASTLIRIPRSALLPLLEENDRLRERMWKTLAERRFDDHAPRWGSQWPLTPCPWRPPLGLSSWSRLE, translated from the coding sequence GTGCTGCCCGCGGGCAGGGACGTCTTCCAGGCGGGAAGTGCCAGTGACGAGCTGTACCTGCTGGAGGCCGGCGTGGTCCATGTCCTGGCCCAGGGAGGGAAGATCATGGACGAGCTGGGCAGCGGCGCCGTGTTCGGGGAGCTGGCCCTGCTCACCCGCGAGCGCCGCTCGGCGACCGTCCACACGGCGACGGCCTCGACGCTCATCCGCATTCCCCGCTCGGCGCTCCTGCCACTGCTCGAGGAGAATGATCGCCTGCGCGAGCGGATGTGGAAGACGCTCGCCGAGCGGCGCTTCGATGACCATGCTCCGCGCTGGGGGTCCCAGTGGCCACTCACTCCGTGCCCGTGGCGTCCTCCCCTCGGGCTCTCGTCCTGGTCCCGTCTGGAATAA
- a CDS encoding cysteine/serine endopeptidase inhibitor: MKEALLKKRFAAVIITLTATAAVAATATVSFKGNGILSWYNDAGYGACGTQINAATEMLAAVPRNYWTAANSNKDPLCKQLVLVTYKGKSIKVPVKDKCPGCPPNKLELSKAAFQQLDNLDVGIIKDASWSIVSP, translated from the coding sequence GTGAAGGAGGCACTCCTGAAAAAGCGATTCGCGGCAGTGATCATCACCCTGACCGCCACGGCAGCCGTCGCCGCCACCGCCACCGTGAGTTTCAAGGGGAATGGGATATTGAGCTGGTACAATGATGCTGGCTATGGAGCTTGCGGCACCCAGATCAATGCCGCCACGGAAATGCTCGCCGCCGTACCCCGTAACTACTGGACAGCCGCCAACAGCAACAAGGATCCTCTCTGCAAACAGTTGGTCCTTGTCACGTATAAAGGGAAGTCCATCAAGGTGCCCGTGAAGGACAAGTGCCCGGGGTGCCCCCCAAACAAGCTCGAACTCAGCAAGGCGGCATTCCAACAACTCGACAATCTGGATGTCGGAATAATCAAAGACGCGAGCTGGTCTATTGTCTCTCCGTGA
- a CDS encoding TIGR04222 domain-containing membrane protein, with protein MDPLDWNGQQFLTLYGPFLLLSFVGAVFWKKWLNQPGDAPTAVQLDMDPYQVAALEGEATTVMTAVVALVHGGALRLEEEAFSVVTAPPTGASGIERAVHAAVAAGYNSLEALREAARTEFSRLEESLRTRGFLRTPEQDTGYTQYPLWFFGAVLSIGAMKAMMGMLRQKPVELLVLLLLLGACGLLFLGRDHRLTGRGQKALAMLREMHEPLRLTASSEGSAETMRPRDVALAMGLFGMGALSFLDVHPLRDYLLPPAASGGGGGSGGDGGSSCGGSSSCGGGCGGCGGGGD; from the coding sequence ATGGATCCACTGGATTGGAATGGGCAGCAATTCCTCACCCTGTATGGACCGTTCCTCCTTCTCTCCTTCGTGGGGGCGGTGTTCTGGAAGAAATGGCTCAACCAGCCGGGAGACGCCCCCACCGCGGTCCAGCTGGACATGGACCCCTACCAGGTGGCCGCGCTGGAGGGAGAGGCCACGACGGTGATGACGGCCGTGGTGGCGCTCGTGCACGGCGGTGCCCTGCGCTTGGAGGAAGAGGCCTTCAGCGTCGTCACCGCTCCGCCCACGGGGGCTTCGGGGATCGAGCGCGCCGTACATGCCGCGGTGGCCGCCGGCTATAACTCGCTCGAGGCACTGCGCGAGGCGGCGCGGACGGAGTTCTCCCGGCTCGAGGAGTCCCTGCGCACGCGGGGCTTCCTGCGCACACCCGAGCAGGACACCGGGTACACCCAATATCCCCTGTGGTTCTTCGGCGCGGTGCTCAGCATCGGAGCGATGAAGGCGATGATGGGCATGCTTCGCCAGAAGCCCGTGGAGCTGCTCGTGCTGCTGCTCCTGCTGGGAGCGTGCGGGCTGCTCTTCCTGGGCAGGGACCACCGGCTCACCGGCCGCGGGCAGAAGGCGCTGGCGATGCTTCGCGAGATGCATGAGCCCCTGCGGCTCACCGCCTCTTCCGAGGGCAGTGCCGAGACGATGCGCCCGCGCGACGTGGCCCTGGCCATGGGTCTCTTCGGCATGGGCGCGCTCTCCTTCCTCGACGTGCATCCCCTGCGTGACTACCTGCTGCCCCCCGCCGCGTCGGGAGGTGGCGGGGGGTCCGGAGGGGATGGCGGGAGCAGTTGTGGCGGTTCGAGCAGTTGCGGCGGTGGCTGCGGAGGCTGCGGCGGTGGCGGGGATTGA
- the mgtA gene encoding magnesium-translocating P-type ATPase codes for MKHRSSAPKLNEPPAWCETPEALLSRLASSASEGLSRAEAEERLERVGPNTTEQRGRRPAWVEFLGRFANPLVLVLLVASGVSLLTHDLTSSAIIAGIVLMSVTLDFVQEHRAGNAAEALRSSVALRALVVRGGTRQEVPARELVPGDVVLLAAGSLVPADARLLEARDLFVNQALLTGEPYPVEKQPGECPPETEPSEARNAVFMGTTVISGTARVLVFATGTRTSMGGIVRSLAAPVPSTTFERDTRHFGLMLMRLTVLLVLFVLLVAVHAHRPLLESFLFAVALAVGLTPELLPMVISVTLSRGAMRMAARQVIVKRLSAVHDLGSMDVLCTDKTGTLTEARIRLERHEDASGQESARVLQWAWLNSHFESGVRSPMDEAILAHEEVHADGWLKMDEVPFDFERRRVSVLLEGEGRRVLVVKGAPEDVLACCTRYEEDGVQRELDAEARGRVRARFEALSEEGFRVLAVAWREEPPDMRVAHLGDEAALVFAGFAAFLDPPKQSTRPALEALIRAGVKVKVVTGDNERVALHVCRELGLEVEGVLTGTEVGLLDDHSLQVRAERTTLFARVSPGQKSRVIFALRRRGHVVGYLGDGINDAPSLHASDVGISVEGAVDVAREAADLLLLRQDLAVLHEGVLEGRRSFGNVMKYIRMGTSSNFGNMLSMAGASVLLAFLPMRPIQILLNNLLYDVSELAIPLDEVDPEQLERPTRWDLHFVRLFMTVFGTLSSLFDAATFGVLLLFFHAGEALFQTGWFMESLTTQVLVIFIIRTRRNPLRSRPSRWLVASSLGAVGVANVLPFTPLGAWFGFVTPPPALLGALAVLVTSYLLSAGLLVRWFFRRYG; via the coding sequence GTGAAGCATCGCAGCAGCGCGCCGAAGCTGAATGAGCCGCCCGCGTGGTGTGAGACGCCGGAGGCGTTGCTGTCGCGGCTGGCGTCCTCCGCCTCCGAGGGCCTGTCGCGGGCCGAGGCGGAGGAGCGGCTCGAGCGTGTCGGGCCGAACACCACGGAGCAGCGCGGCCGGCGCCCGGCGTGGGTGGAGTTCCTCGGGCGCTTCGCCAATCCGCTCGTGCTGGTGCTGCTGGTGGCCAGCGGGGTGTCCTTGCTCACGCATGACCTGACGAGCTCCGCCATCATCGCCGGCATCGTGCTGATGAGCGTGACGCTGGACTTCGTCCAGGAGCACCGGGCGGGCAACGCGGCGGAGGCGCTGCGCAGCTCCGTGGCGTTGAGGGCCCTGGTGGTGCGCGGCGGCACCAGGCAGGAGGTGCCCGCGCGCGAGCTCGTCCCCGGCGACGTGGTGCTGCTGGCGGCGGGCAGCCTGGTGCCAGCGGACGCGCGGCTGCTCGAGGCGCGCGACCTGTTCGTCAACCAGGCGCTGCTCACCGGCGAGCCCTACCCGGTGGAGAAGCAGCCGGGCGAGTGCCCTCCGGAGACGGAGCCCTCCGAGGCGCGCAACGCCGTCTTCATGGGCACCACCGTCATCAGCGGCACGGCGCGGGTGCTCGTCTTCGCCACGGGGACGCGCACCTCGATGGGGGGCATCGTCCGCTCCCTCGCCGCGCCGGTGCCCTCCACGACCTTCGAGCGGGACACGCGCCACTTCGGCCTGATGCTGATGCGGCTGACGGTGCTGCTGGTGCTCTTCGTGCTGCTGGTGGCCGTCCACGCGCACCGGCCGCTGCTGGAGTCCTTCCTCTTCGCGGTGGCGCTGGCGGTGGGGCTGACGCCCGAGCTGCTGCCCATGGTCATCTCGGTGACGCTCTCGCGCGGGGCGATGCGGATGGCGGCGCGGCAGGTCATCGTCAAGCGGCTGAGCGCGGTGCACGACCTGGGCAGCATGGACGTGCTGTGCACGGACAAGACGGGCACCCTCACCGAGGCTCGCATCCGCCTGGAGCGGCACGAGGACGCCTCGGGCCAGGAGAGCGCGCGGGTGCTCCAGTGGGCGTGGCTCAACAGCCACTTCGAGTCCGGGGTGCGCAGCCCCATGGACGAGGCCATCCTCGCGCACGAGGAGGTGCACGCCGACGGCTGGCTCAAGATGGACGAGGTGCCCTTCGACTTCGAGCGGCGGCGGGTGTCCGTGCTGCTGGAGGGCGAGGGCCGCCGGGTGCTGGTGGTGAAGGGCGCGCCGGAGGACGTGCTGGCCTGCTGCACCCGGTACGAGGAGGACGGTGTGCAGCGCGAGCTGGACGCCGAGGCGCGGGGGCGGGTGAGGGCGCGCTTCGAGGCGCTGAGCGAGGAGGGCTTCCGGGTGCTGGCGGTGGCCTGGCGCGAGGAGCCGCCGGACATGCGGGTGGCGCACCTGGGGGACGAGGCGGCGCTGGTGTTCGCGGGCTTCGCCGCCTTCCTGGACCCGCCCAAGCAGAGCACGCGGCCGGCGCTGGAGGCGCTCATCCGCGCGGGCGTGAAGGTGAAGGTGGTGACGGGCGACAACGAGCGGGTGGCGCTCCACGTCTGCCGCGAGCTCGGGCTGGAGGTGGAGGGGGTGCTCACCGGCACGGAGGTGGGACTCCTGGACGACCACTCGCTCCAGGTCCGCGCCGAGCGCACCACGCTCTTCGCCCGCGTCTCCCCGGGGCAGAAGAGCCGCGTCATCTTCGCGCTGCGCCGGCGTGGGCACGTGGTGGGCTACCTGGGGGATGGCATCAACGACGCTCCCTCGCTGCACGCCTCGGACGTGGGCATCTCCGTGGAAGGCGCGGTGGACGTGGCGCGCGAGGCGGCGGACCTGCTGCTGCTGCGCCAGGATCTGGCCGTGCTGCACGAGGGGGTGCTCGAGGGCCGGCGCAGCTTCGGCAACGTGATGAAGTACATCCGCATGGGGACCAGCTCCAACTTCGGCAACATGCTGAGCATGGCCGGGGCGTCGGTGCTGCTGGCGTTCCTGCCCATGCGCCCCATTCAAATCCTGCTCAACAACCTGCTCTACGACGTGTCGGAGCTGGCCATTCCCCTGGACGAGGTGGACCCGGAGCAGCTCGAGCGTCCCACCCGGTGGGACTTGCACTTCGTGCGGCTCTTCATGACGGTGTTCGGCACGCTCAGCTCGCTGTTCGACGCGGCCACCTTCGGCGTGCTGCTGCTCTTCTTCCACGCGGGCGAGGCGCTCTTCCAGACGGGCTGGTTCATGGAGTCGCTCACCACGCAGGTGCTCGTCATCTTCATCATCCGCACCCGCCGCAACCCGCTGCGCAGCCGGCCCTCGCGCTGGCTGGTGGCCAGCTCGCTCGGGGCGGTGGGGGTGGCCAACGTGTTGCCCTTCACGCCCCTGGGGGCCTGGTTCGGCTTCGTGACTCCACCGCCAGCGCTGCTCGGAGCGCTGGCGGTCCTGGTCACGAGCTACCTGTTGTCGGCCGGGCTCCTCGTGCGCTGGTTCTTCCGCCGCTACGGCTGA